A window from Drosophila nasuta strain 15112-1781.00 chromosome 3, ASM2355853v1, whole genome shotgun sequence encodes these proteins:
- the LOC132790999 gene encoding DNA topoisomerase 1 — protein MADNINSGKKKKNRGGAGTSGKAKKRIVEKILGKRNANGHTELLLKWKDLPEEESTWEPQSMLGPENIHMLTQFNYQYQRIPPKAANQNPQAAKAKASNKKKLKQPPLPSPPAPAPQKKSVTKEHTHTERVQAVNKQSSDHDSEDNSSGSSSNSDSDSSSAGDETSSSDEEPDVVEKKAAAMAKSRQQSIPNKNKMKGKSPPPKASNITNNLNANERQGLTKFGLAQVRDLLSSDDEDDDETAALPAAKADQALEGVKQQALSWLKMKTATKETKQEPGTLDTLSRRRKTGPSDDRSVVQQLTAKNKRRLSLDRGDQNAKHLEDEEHKPFDTEEPNEGDVPANFSEFGIWRDHLTASTKCYGIELGLPLEKVLKTFRINGETFVVAKWRNRVTPDAVKLKVLNALYPHLVIEYFENLEMRTVD, from the exons ATGGCTGATAATATTAACTCgggtaaaaagaaaaagaaccGTGGTGGTGCAGGAACATCTGGTAAAGCCAAGAAGCGAATTGTTGAGAAAATCTTAGGCAAACGGAACGCCAATGGACACACTGAACTCTTATTGAAATGGAAGGATTTACCCGAAGAGGAGAGCACATGGGAGCCCCAAAGCATGTTGGGTCCTGAAAACATTCACATGCTAACGCAATTTAATTACCAATACCAACGAATCCCGCCTAAGGCTGCGAATCAAAATCCACAAGCggctaaagctaaagcaagcaacaaaaaaaaattaaagcagcCACCGCTGCCGTCACCGCCGGCGCCGgccccacaaaaaaaaagtgtgaccaaagagcacacgcacacagaaaGAGTGCAGGCCGTAAACAAGCAAAGTTCCGATCACGACAGCGAGGATAATTCATCCGGAAGTAGCAGCAACTcggacagcgacagcagctcTGCTGGTGACGAGACAAGCAGCAGCGATGAAGAACCCGATGTAGTGGAAAAGAAGGCTGCAGCAATGGCGAAAAGCAGACAACAAAGCAttccaaacaaaaacaagatgAAGGGCAAATCACCACCACCAAAAGCATCCAATATCAccaacaatttaaatgcaaacgaGAGGCAAGGCTTGACCAAGTTTGGGCTGGCACAAGTGCGTGATCTGCTCAGCAGCGACGAcgaggatgatgatgagacTGCAGCGTTGCCAGCTGCAAAGGCTGATCAGGCGCTTGAGGGCGTCAAGCAGCAGGCACTCAGTTGGCTGAAGATGAAAACAGCTACGAAAGAAACTAAGCAGGAACCAGGAACATTAGATACACTTTCGAGGCGACGCAAGACTGGACCTAGCGATGATCGAAGTGTAGTGCAGCAA TTGACCGCTAAAAACAAACGACGTTTGAGTCTGGATAGAGGCGATCAAAATGCGAAACATCTTGAAGATGAGGAACACAAACCGTTTGATACGGAAGAACCCAACGAAGGTGATGTGCCGGCCAATTTTAGTGAATTTGGGATTTGGAGAGATCATTTGACGGCGTCGACGAAATGTTATGGCATCGAGCTGGGCTTGCCACTGGAGAAGGTGCTGAAGACCTTCAGGATCAATGGTGAAACTTTTGTGGTGGCCAAATGGCGAAATCGTGTTACACCCGATGCAGTGAAGCTGAAGGTTCTGAATGCCCTATATCCACATCTTGTTATTGAATATTTCGAGAATCTTGAGATGCGCACGGTAGACTAG